Proteins found in one Vallitalea guaymasensis genomic segment:
- a CDS encoding helix-turn-helix transcriptional regulator, producing MKNNIRELRKKLGVRQEDIAIALGVTRQTINAIENEKYNPTLELAMKLAKLLNTTVEQLFILKS from the coding sequence ATGAAAAATAATATAAGAGAATTACGAAAAAAACTTGGAGTTAGGCAGGAAGATATAGCAATTGCTCTTGGAGTTACAAGGCAAACTATCAATGCGATTGAAAATGAAAAGTATAACCCTACGCTGGAATTAGCCATGAAACTTGCTAAACTACTAAACACTACAGTGGAACAATTATTTATTCTTAAGAGTTAA
- a CDS encoding SLATT domain-containing protein, which produces MDKNIYDDLENRIYLTRAARICAAERCKSWSHFLNVLTIWYSISIIVFSILNMINTTKPEYISVSLLAFSVIAFGVPVISNKLNYEERFKKHKHCYIILYNLYLELAYKQNKTPQVLNDIQKRYIELLQQYENHNNFDYIKSIWNNKQQKIKLCSKIKFVLYSGFVIVIKGILLVLPIVIPCIFEIIMSALKII; this is translated from the coding sequence ATGGATAAAAATATATATGATGATTTGGAAAATAGAATATATTTAACAAGAGCTGCAAGAATCTGTGCAGCAGAAAGATGTAAATCATGGAGTCATTTTCTGAATGTGTTAACCATTTGGTACTCCATAAGTATAATAGTGTTTTCAATATTAAATATGATAAATACTACAAAGCCTGAATACATATCAGTATCTCTATTAGCTTTTTCAGTTATTGCTTTTGGTGTACCAGTTATTTCAAATAAATTAAATTATGAAGAACGTTTTAAAAAACATAAGCATTGCTATATAATATTATATAATTTATATCTAGAATTAGCATATAAACAAAACAAAACCCCTCAAGTATTAAATGATATACAAAAAAGATATATTGAACTATTACAACAATATGAAAATCATAATAATTTTGATTATATTAAATCCATATGGAATAACAAACAGCAAAAGATAAAATTATGTAGCAAAATTAAATTCGTACTGTATAGTGGGTTTGTTATTGTAATAAAAGGAATCTTACTTGTTCTTCCAATAGTTATTCCTTGTATTTTTGAGATTATTATGAGTGCATTAAAAATCATTTAG
- a CDS encoding class I SAM-dependent methyltransferase, producing the protein MPIIKGLEWTFNTVYKEYDKWRPTYVDELYDDIFAYKEINSSSKVVEIGIGTGQATLPILETGCFLTAVEFGDELSLYAKQKFNCYRKFDVVNAKFEDFTCEDNSLDLIYSASAFHWIPEEIGYRKAFNLLKSGGVFARFANHPYKDKSIPEMHEALKKVYDVYMPRTLGEKEYSEDNAKNRADIAKKYGFIDIDYKMYYRTRTFTSDEYISLLGTYSDHIAIQEEKRKEFFAEIKKAIDELGGLITIFDTIDLELARKP; encoded by the coding sequence ATGCCGATTATCAAAGGACTTGAATGGACTTTTAACACAGTTTACAAGGAATATGACAAATGGCGTCCTACTTATGTGGATGAGTTATATGATGATATCTTTGCGTATAAAGAAATAAACTCATCAAGTAAAGTAGTTGAAATAGGAATCGGAACAGGACAAGCTACACTTCCCATTCTTGAAACAGGCTGCTTCTTAACTGCAGTAGAATTTGGTGATGAATTATCACTATATGCAAAGCAGAAATTCAACTGTTATAGAAAATTTGACGTTGTAAATGCTAAATTTGAGGATTTTACGTGTGAAGATAATTCACTTGATTTAATTTATTCCGCCTCAGCTTTCCACTGGATACCTGAAGAAATAGGTTATAGAAAGGCATTTAATCTGCTAAAAAGCGGAGGCGTATTTGCAAGATTTGCCAATCACCCTTATAAAGACAAAAGTATACCTGAGATGCATGAAGCTCTAAAAAAAGTATATGATGTTTATATGCCTAGGACATTAGGCGAAAAGGAATATAGTGAAGATAACGCAAAAAATCGTGCTGATATTGCTAAAAAATATGGATTTATTGATATTGATTATAAGATGTATTATAGGACAAGAACCTTTACTTCAGATGAGTATATTTCACTTTTAGGAACTTACTCCGACCATATTGCAATTCAAGAAGAGAAACGAAAAGAATTTTTTGCTGAAATTAAGAAAGCGATAGATGAATTAGGTGGGTTAATTACGATTTTTGATACCATTGATTTGGAGCTTGCAAGAAAACCTTAA
- a CDS encoding reverse transcriptase domain-containing protein → MNFNTYFTKKNINKSYEEIKKGRLTTGIDRISRRKFEKNKQAYFDIIYRKINNNSYKFTKYKQILAIKDEYNKPRIISIPTIRDKIVLNIIRQILDDTYKNIIRNDSVSNIIKKIAIDIKNYDYCFTLDISNFYGMINHNILMHKLRNNTKSNKLHNIIDLAITTQTVNIEASSKKEFDLINDIGIPQGVSISNLLANIYLMDFDDKHYNHTQYSYFRYVDDIIVFCHKNKSKAIRQKMINELTNNRTYALKINAKKCTYNEIFKNTFIEFLGYRIYYNSCISIKDMSIKKFEKSLEKIFHDYINSKEKHIKGNKEYLKWKLNLKITGCVRNNIQYGWVKYYKLCDKDEVFYKLDWLIVNLIKRFKLGKFLLSGNNKYIGKKFSKTYYEIKHNNSSLTNSKYIPNIDNYSIEKKCNILSSVCKRKIDTWSHNQINYEFDKFIFKSIRELEQDLQGIYG, encoded by the coding sequence ATGAATTTTAATACATATTTCACAAAAAAGAATATAAATAAATCATATGAAGAAATAAAAAAAGGTAGGCTAACCACAGGTATAGATAGAATATCTAGAAGAAAGTTTGAGAAAAATAAGCAAGCCTATTTTGATATAATATATAGAAAAATAAACAATAATTCATATAAATTCACTAAATACAAGCAAATACTAGCAATTAAAGATGAGTACAATAAACCTCGTATTATATCTATTCCAACAATTCGTGATAAAATAGTATTGAATATTATACGACAAATACTAGATGATACGTATAAAAATATTATCAGAAATGACTCGGTTAGTAATATAATAAAAAAAATAGCTATTGATATTAAAAATTATGATTATTGCTTTACACTAGACATAAGTAATTTTTATGGTATGATTAATCATAATATTTTGATGCATAAATTAAGAAATAATACTAAAAGTAATAAGTTACATAATATTATTGATTTAGCTATTACAACTCAAACTGTTAATATTGAAGCATCTTCAAAAAAAGAGTTTGACCTTATTAATGATATCGGCATCCCCCAAGGTGTATCAATATCCAATCTTTTAGCCAACATATATCTTATGGATTTTGATGATAAACACTATAATCACACACAATACTCCTATTTTAGATATGTAGATGACATAATAGTTTTTTGCCATAAAAATAAAAGTAAAGCAATTAGACAAAAGATGATAAATGAGCTAACAAATAATCGTACTTATGCATTAAAGATTAATGCTAAGAAATGTACATATAATGAGATATTCAAAAATACATTCATAGAATTTTTAGGATATCGCATCTATTATAATAGTTGCATAAGTATAAAAGATATGAGTATAAAAAAGTTCGAAAAATCCCTTGAAAAGATATTTCATGATTATATAAATTCTAAAGAAAAACATATTAAAGGAAACAAAGAATATTTAAAGTGGAAACTTAATTTAAAAATAACTGGATGTGTAAGAAATAATATTCAATATGGGTGGGTAAAGTATTATAAATTATGTGATAAGGATGAAGTGTTTTACAAACTTGACTGGTTAATTGTTAACTTAATAAAACGCTTTAAGCTCGGAAAGTTTTTACTTAGTGGGAATAATAAATATATAGGGAAAAAATTTTCAAAGACTTACTACGAGATTAAACATAATAACTCTTCACTAACAAATTCCAAATATATCCCAAACATTGATAACTACAGTATAGAAAAGAAATGTAATATTCTATCTAGTGTATGCAAGCGTAAAATTGACACTTGGTCACATAATCAAATTAACTATGAATTTGACAAGTTCATTTTTAAATCAATTAGAGAATTGGAACAAGATCTCCAAGGTATTTATGGTTAA
- a CDS encoding ROK family transcriptional regulator, translating into MKGLSNRTLRPLYRRKVIKTLLQYGPISRTDIAAKLNISKATVSSISEELLKKNLIAESSIAASTGGRKAILYDINRNGGYIISLEITPTYISGTLLDLHVNMISDTCSETNKEYSSSFNIILETINSLIKEMPKEQPIIGISINFRGTVSKDNVIKYFDYDSWRSRNLLEDLSKHYSCLINLNNEANARAYYNSVHLDNSDLTLITMGTGVGLGIVEDNQIYLGYHGYAGEIGHIIVEPDGIPCPCGNKGCLESYISTIEILKRLSTKKNKAITINDFKYLYSQNDIDVLEVVNDFYKYLAIATNNVINIFNPKYMILSSEIIDSIPNFIEIFKQKLNSKVSDYERLIIFSNNRSGAIGGAYLLLRDFFDIEFYIKNGNK; encoded by the coding sequence ATGAAAGGCTTATCAAATCGAACACTCCGACCTTTATATAGACGAAAAGTAATAAAAACTCTTTTGCAATATGGTCCTATATCACGAACTGATATAGCTGCAAAATTAAATATATCTAAAGCAACTGTTTCTTCGATTTCAGAGGAATTGCTTAAAAAGAACTTAATCGCAGAATCCAGTATCGCAGCATCAACTGGAGGCAGAAAAGCCATTTTATATGACATTAATAGAAATGGAGGATATATCATTAGCTTGGAGATTACTCCCACATACATAAGTGGTACTCTTCTTGATCTACATGTTAATATGATCTCCGATACTTGTTCTGAAACAAACAAAGAATATTCTTCTTCTTTTAATATAATATTAGAAACAATTAATTCATTAATCAAGGAAATGCCAAAAGAGCAACCCATAATAGGAATATCTATAAATTTTAGAGGTACCGTATCAAAAGATAATGTGATAAAGTATTTTGATTATGACTCTTGGCGATCCAGGAATCTTTTAGAAGATTTATCAAAACATTACTCTTGTCTAATAAATCTGAACAACGAAGCTAATGCTCGTGCCTATTATAATAGTGTTCATTTAGACAATAGTGACCTAACTTTGATTACAATGGGAACTGGAGTTGGTCTAGGGATTGTGGAAGATAATCAGATATATTTAGGTTATCATGGTTACGCTGGTGAAATCGGACATATTATTGTTGAACCAGATGGTATTCCATGTCCATGTGGTAATAAGGGATGTCTTGAGAGTTATATTAGTACTATTGAAATTTTGAAAAGATTGTCTACTAAAAAGAATAAGGCTATAACCATAAATGATTTTAAATATTTGTATAGTCAAAATGATATTGACGTACTTGAGGTGGTAAATGATTTTTATAAATATCTTGCCATTGCAACCAATAATGTTATAAATATTTTCAATCCTAAATATATGATTTTATCAAGTGAAATTATTGATTCCATTCCTAATTTTATAGAGATTTTCAAACAGAAGTTGAATTCAAAAGTATCTGATTATGAACGTTTGATTATTTTTTCTAATAATAGATCTGGAGCAATAGGAGGTGCTTATTTACTTCTTAGGGATTTTTTTGATATAGAATTTTATATTAAGAATGGTAATAAGTGA